In Glaciimonas sp. PCH181, a single genomic region encodes these proteins:
- a CDS encoding efflux RND transporter periplasmic adaptor subunit, translating to MSTPFFRRRSTHIIGAVLLLVIAAGIWSERHKANTAAPVEENPPVEATTALVKQQDVPIYLTGVGTVTANASVIVRTRIDGQLDKVGFTEGQDVKAGQLLAQIDPRAVQAQLEQAQAQKTKDQAQLSNAKLDLQRYTVLRQQDAATQQTLDTQKALVSQLDAALKTDDAQISFAKVQLSYTTINAPISGRVGARLVDAGNIVHAADANGLVVINQIDPITTIFTLPEDNFQQINKTLQGNHQQLKVSAFDRNSNEALANGHLTLLNNQIDTTSGTVQLKATFDNPTHVLWPGQYINVRLYLADLSQALTIPAAAVQRGQTGTYVYAVDANEVAQPQPVHVLQSQDGIAVIDKGLKTGQKVVIDGQYKLKPGVKIIENTPASAPPKGAAN from the coding sequence ATGTCCACACCATTTTTCCGCCGACGCTCGACGCATATCATCGGCGCTGTACTGTTGCTAGTCATTGCTGCCGGTATCTGGAGCGAGCGACACAAAGCCAACACCGCTGCGCCAGTAGAAGAAAATCCGCCGGTAGAAGCAACGACTGCACTAGTTAAGCAGCAAGATGTGCCGATCTATCTGACAGGCGTCGGCACGGTCACCGCCAATGCCAGTGTCATCGTCAGAACGCGGATTGACGGGCAACTCGACAAAGTCGGATTTACTGAAGGCCAAGATGTCAAAGCAGGTCAGCTGCTGGCCCAGATTGATCCACGTGCCGTGCAAGCGCAACTTGAACAAGCGCAAGCACAAAAAACCAAAGATCAGGCACAGTTAAGCAACGCCAAACTGGATTTGCAACGCTATACAGTGTTGCGCCAGCAAGACGCCGCGACGCAGCAAACGCTGGATACGCAAAAAGCGTTGGTGAGCCAACTTGACGCCGCATTGAAAACAGACGATGCGCAAATCAGCTTCGCCAAAGTTCAGCTCAGTTACACCACTATCAACGCGCCGATTAGCGGTCGCGTCGGTGCGCGTCTGGTCGATGCTGGCAATATTGTGCACGCCGCCGATGCCAATGGGCTGGTGGTGATTAATCAGATCGATCCGATCACGACTATATTCACTTTGCCTGAGGATAACTTCCAGCAAATCAATAAAACGCTACAAGGAAATCACCAGCAATTAAAAGTGTCAGCCTTTGATCGCAACAGCAATGAAGCGCTAGCCAACGGTCACCTCACGTTGCTTAATAATCAGATCGATACCACTTCTGGCACCGTCCAATTAAAAGCAACTTTTGATAATCCGACGCATGTCTTGTGGCCCGGTCAATATATCAATGTGCGTCTATATCTGGCTGATTTATCGCAAGCATTAACTATCCCGGCCGCAGCTGTGCAACGTGGTCAGACCGGTACTTACGTCTATGCCGTCGACGCCAATGAGGTAGCGCAACCGCAGCCCGTTCATGTGTTACAAAGTCAGGACGGCATCGCTGTTATCGACAAAGGTCTGAAAACGGGTCAAAAGGTCGTCATCGACGGCCAATATAAACTCAAGCCGGGCGTGAAAATTATTGAAAATACGCCTGCCAGCGCACCGCCAAAAGGAGCGGCCAATTGA
- a CDS encoding efflux transporter outer membrane subunit, which translates to MTPIPFLHHLSKRPTATALAAAVVTALATLLGGCAVGPDYVRPQIDTPSAYKENTAWKTATPQSIDANHNWWEIYGDSTLNALITQANQANQNIRQAEAQYRQAHATADAARAGFWPTLGVNTGVGRARTNTSGVINTGNEYSASINASWEPDIWGAVRRSVESGEAGTQASAADLAAARLSIQTTLAQDYLQLRVTDQLKDLYARTTAAYARSLQLTQSQYNAGVALRSDVAQAEAQLKTAEAQAIDLDAQRGQLEHAIAILQGKSPAAFSLTPVTSASTVPLVAHLPLVPPGLPSDLLERRPDIAAAERRAALANANIGVAKAAFFPNLLLSANGGFNGNSLANWFNAPSRVWSLGSALAETIFDGGLRRAHSAQAVAAYDVAVAQYKQTVLNGFQDVEDNLTTLNVLDREGVVQDQAVAASELAERLALSQYRAGTTTYLSVVIAQTTALSNARTAVQIRGRQLVASVGLIKAIGGGWDATALTKDALEKTALNNATQTKTH; encoded by the coding sequence ATCCCATTTTTGCACCACCTCAGCAAGCGCCCGACCGCCACTGCACTTGCAGCGGCAGTCGTCACCGCCTTAGCCACCTTACTTGGTGGCTGCGCCGTCGGCCCCGATTACGTGCGCCCGCAAATCGATACTCCCAGTGCCTATAAAGAAAATACGGCATGGAAAACGGCGACGCCGCAGAGCATCGACGCCAACCATAACTGGTGGGAAATTTATGGCGACAGCACGCTGAACGCGCTGATAACCCAAGCCAATCAAGCCAATCAAAATATTCGCCAGGCGGAAGCCCAGTATCGACAGGCACACGCTACCGCCGATGCTGCACGTGCTGGATTTTGGCCAACGCTGGGCGTGAACACCGGTGTAGGCAGGGCACGCACGAATACCAGTGGCGTGATTAATACCGGCAATGAATACAGTGCTTCCATCAACGCTAGTTGGGAGCCGGATATCTGGGGCGCGGTACGTCGTTCAGTGGAGTCAGGAGAAGCCGGTACGCAAGCCAGCGCCGCCGATCTGGCAGCGGCGCGTCTCAGTATCCAAACGACGCTGGCGCAAGATTATTTACAGTTGCGGGTGACCGATCAACTCAAGGATTTATATGCGCGCACCACCGCAGCCTATGCCCGTTCGCTGCAACTGACGCAAAGCCAATACAACGCCGGTGTAGCGTTGCGTTCTGATGTAGCGCAAGCCGAAGCGCAACTAAAAACCGCCGAGGCGCAAGCAATTGATCTGGATGCACAACGCGGCCAGTTAGAACATGCGATTGCGATTTTGCAGGGTAAGTCGCCCGCCGCCTTTTCGCTGACACCGGTCACATCCGCCTCAACCGTGCCGCTGGTGGCGCATTTGCCGCTAGTTCCGCCCGGCTTGCCCTCCGATCTGCTTGAACGTCGTCCCGATATTGCTGCTGCCGAACGTCGCGCTGCACTGGCAAACGCAAATATCGGCGTCGCCAAAGCCGCCTTCTTCCCCAACTTACTACTCAGTGCAAATGGCGGCTTCAATGGGAATAGTCTGGCAAATTGGTTTAATGCCCCTAGCCGTGTCTGGTCGCTCGGCTCCGCGTTGGCAGAAACCATTTTCGATGGCGGCTTGCGTCGGGCTCACAGTGCGCAAGCGGTGGCCGCCTATGACGTCGCCGTCGCCCAATACAAACAAACGGTATTAAACGGTTTTCAGGATGTTGAAGACAATCTGACCACCTTGAACGTTCTGGATCGCGAAGGCGTGGTGCAGGATCAGGCTGTCGCGGCATCGGAACTTGCCGAAAGACTGGCGTTGAGCCAATACCGCGCTGGCACTACTACCTATTTAAGCGTCGTGATTGCCCAGACAACCGCGCTGAGCAATGCGCGTACGGCGGTGCAGATACGTGGCCGTCAATTGGTTGCCAGTGTTGGGCTGATCAAAGCCATCGGCGGCGGCTGGGACGCGACGGCATTGACTAAAGATGCACTCGAAAAGACTGCATTGAACAATGCCACGCAGACAAAAACACATTAA